The Coffea arabica cultivar ET-39 chromosome 2c, Coffea Arabica ET-39 HiFi, whole genome shotgun sequence genome includes the window GTTTAGAGTACAAGGACAAATATACCATTTTATTAACTCATTAGTCCCTTCTGAAGATGAAAAGGCATCGAACTTGCAACTTTATTTTTATGATACAGAACATGAATTAGCAAATAGAATGGCTATCTCAAGCAAATTCAGGGAGTCTATTGTAGAACAGCTTAGGTCAATACTCCATGAAAATCCGTATTCTGCTTTTATTCGAAGCTTAGCAGAACTTCAGGATTTAGACAGATATCGGATATTTCTAAAATCTGACCCAGGCTTCGACCAACGTGTCTACAACGCACCTACAGTATCTCAAGTTGCAGCCATTTGGTCTGAAAGTGATCTGAATGACACTCAGACTTCGAAAAACATCGAAATTTCGACAAAAACAGGCAGTAAGAAAATAGTTAAGCAATACTATGGATGTTATGATGCATTGCAGTACCCTCTTATATATGCTCGAGGCGAAACGGGTTGGCATCCAGGAATTCTACGAAAAACCAAAGCTGATATATTGGACCGACCTAATCAGACTTGCAGTGAAGAAAATTTACTGCCTCTTCATCAATCTACTAATATCGATCAAATTATCGATGCAGAAGAGAAAGGTACGACCATATATCTTTGTTCaatcattttatcatttgaaaATCTTCTTCTTAAAgtctttaaatttttattattactgcAGCtgtcaagcaaaaaaaaaaacgcaggCCAACTGTTTCATGCCGAGAATACTATGCATACAAGTTTCAAATTAGGAATGGGGATCAGTCGAACCTTCTGCATATTAGTCGTCTTCTGCAACAATACTCTGTTGACACTTATGTCAAACTGGAGACTTCAAGATTGGAATTCTACAGAAGCAGACAAAACAAATTAAGAACAGAAGCATATCAAGGATTGTTAGCCACTACTGCAAATGGTGAAACAAATGGCGCAAATGTTGGCAAACGCATCATTTTGCCAGCAAGCTTTATAGGTGGCCCAAGAGATATGCATCGCAGGTACATGGATGCAATGGAATTGGTGCAACGCTACGGAAAACCTGATATTTTCCTTACTATCACCTGCAATCCATCGTGGCCCGAAATCAAACAGCATTTGGGGGAAAATGATGAAACTCAGAATAGACCTGACTTGATTGCTCGCGTCTTCCGTGCAAAAATAGAACAGTTGAAGGAAGACCTATTGAAAAAGCATATTTTTGGACAAGTAGCAGCATATACATACGTGATTGAGTTTCAAAAACGAGGTCTGCCACACGCTCACTTTTTGATCATCCTTAAAGACAAGTGGAAAATGCACTCTCCAGAAGAATATGACCGAATTGTCTCTGCAGAGTTGCCAGACAGAATCAGATCACCATATATATTCTCTCTTGTTGTAAAGCATATGCTTCATGGTCCGTGCGGCTCTCTGAACCCAAAGAGCCCTTGTATgcgacaaaataaaaaatgcaaaaacaacTATCCAAAAGATTTTTGTGACTTCACCAAGCATGGAAAAAGCTCATATCCATTGTATAGAAGGCGTGATGATGGAAACAGTGTCATGATCAGAGATCATCAGTTAGACAATCGTTGGATTATCCATTATAATGCATATCTTTTAGCAAAATATGATTGCCACATCAACGTTGAAGTTTGTTCTGCTATCGAAGctgtaaaatatatatataaatatatatacaaggGTCATGACTGAGTTATATATCAGTTGAATGCAGAACAAGCAGACAAAATTGTTGATGAAATCAAAAATTTCCAGTCTGCTCGATGGATCTGTGCTCCAGAAGCTATGTGGAGAATCTTCGCTTTCGATCTCAGTGTTATTAATCCAGCTGTTATTGTTCTCCATTTACATCTACAAGATTATCAACCAGTCTCCTTCCATGAAGACAGACCATTGCAAGATGTGATTGAAGATGAAAGACTTCAACGAACAATGCTTACAGAATTCTTTGCTATGAATCGAACAAATAAGCAAGCTGAAGATCTCAATTTATTATATAAGGAATTTCCTCAATATTTTGTCTGGGATGAAGATAATAGAATCTGGTATGCTCGAAAACGTGGACAAGTCATTGGACGTGTGACCACAGCACATCCAATAGAAGGCGAGAGATATTATCTTAGAATGCTACTGATGCATGTTCGAAGACTGaggaggtgatttttggttggtaACTAGACCGACCTGGATCAGTCCTCTCTGAGATGAAGTGAGGTGAACTCCTGTGTCCGAAGTGAACCTCCTCGTCCGAAGTGTgtggcggggcttctcccctggtatcactccgacgatcaagttagtatgagaacgagaatAATGAGAATGAGTTAATGAACAGTGTCCGCTTACTTGGTGGGAGTGTGAgggaggtatttatagaagAGTAGAGGCGAGACTCTGGACTTATGTTAGTGGGACCCACTCTGACATTACGGCTCTGTCTCCTGTCGGGGAGcctgactctgacactgtagccgcttgggagtgatgacggaGGATATGGTGCAGGTGCCATCAAGTGCCTCCcatgcttttcagataaagtgCTGATCCTGGAAGATGTCAGGCAGGTTCACATCATCAGACTGCGGCCGAGGTGGATGTGCCGAGGTCACCTACACGGTGGACTAGGGATGAAGCCGGGCTCTGGGGTTGTGCTCAAGACAGGGATGGGCTCCGATGAGGGACGAGGTGACTTCACCTCGGACACGCggggtggccgaggtgagcaCCCTCAAAGACCAAAATCCTTTACTGACCTCAAAACAGTAAATGGATTCATTGCTTGTTCATTCAAAAGAGCTGCAGAAATTCAAGGATTATTACAGATTGACAATGGAACGGAGCAATGTCTATCAGAAGCTGCCCTATACAAGATGCCATAATCTCTCAGGCAATTGTTTGCTGTTATCTTGATATATTGTCCACCGAGCAATCCAAAAAACCTTTGGAACAAATTTTATGACTCCCTATCAGAAGACATAGCAAATCAGTCATTCCTATCAGAGGaacaaacaaaagcaaaagttcTTCATCTTATTGATGAATATTTACAAATAATGGGAAAGAATATAGCAGATTTTGGCTTCTCACAATTAACTTCAACAATGCCTTTCGCTGCTatcacaaaagaaattgaaGCAGAATACGCAATTCCCATTTCTGAAGAAGATTTGGCAGCTTCATCGATGCTCAATCATGCTCAAAGAAGTGCATTTAACAAAATAATGCAAAAAATCAATGCCAATGTTCCAGCTGCATTCTTCATTGACGGACCTGGAGGCACTGGGAAGTCTTTTTTATATAAGGCTTTGCTTGCAACTGTTAGATCAAGGGGAGATATTGCCTTGGCAACAGCAACATCTGGAGCTGCAGCATCAATTCTTCCTGGAGGTCGGACTGCCCATTCTCGTTTTAAGATACCTCTTCAGCAAGAAATTAACAGCACCTGCAACATTTCCAAACAAAGTGCCATCAGTAAATTAGTTCAACTTGCACGGCTAATAATCTGGAATGAAGCAGCAATGGCCAAAAAATATGCCATTGAATCCTTTGACAGATTATTGAAAGATTTGCTGAATTCTGACTCCATCTTTGGTGGAAAAGTAATTGTTTTTGGTGGAGACTTTCGACAAACTTTGCCGGTGGTTAGAAAAAGGCAACGAGAAGATTACATCTCTGCATCCCTTGTCAATTCTTACCTGTGGCCTCATCTAGAAAAAATCCGACTCACTGAAAATATGAGAGCACGGTTAGATCCCtcattttctgatttcttgTTGAAAATAGGAGATGGAACAGAGCCAACTATTCTAGATAACAAAATCAAGCTTCCTTCTTCAATGCTTATACCTTTTATTGATGATACAACCTCATTAAACCTACTAATAAATACTGTGTATCCATCcttgtttgactttttaacCAGCAGCTCTGCAGTTGCTAATAGAGCTATTTTGAGTACAACAAATGAGACTGTTCAAGAAGTCAATCAAATTTTGATTCAAAGATTTCCAGGACAAGAAACCAGATACCTCAGTTTTGATCAAACGCTTGATCCAACAAAACAAGCTGATCATGGAGATTTCTTAAATTCTATTCAGCCTCCTGGATTGCCTCCACATGAACTAATTTTGAAACCAATGTGCCCAGTTATCCTTCTTAGAAATCTTAACCCTGCACAAGGTTTATGCAATGGAACACGTCTCATTTGTTTAAATTTTGATAAGAATATAATACATGCTGAAATTTCAGTTGGTATTCATATTGGCAAGCATGTTTTCATTCCTCGTATTCCATTGCACAGTTCCAATGATGAGTCTTATCCAATACCCTTCAAACGAACTCAGTTTCCAATTTCATTATGCTTTGCTATGACAATCAACAAGTCACAGGGACAAACACTTGATTTTGTTGGAATATACTTAAAGGAACCTGTGTTTTCACATGGACAATTATATGTTGCATTGTCTAGAGCAAGAACCTCAGCAAATGTGAAGATCTTGCTAAGATCTGTTACTGTCCATTCTACAGAAACCAGTTATACTCGAAATATTGTTTATCACGAAATCCTAGCTGCTGCTGCTGATACTTGAGTAATAATTTTCTGCATGGTTACATTATATGATTATGTGTATGCCTCCTGTCTGCTTCTATAAGTTAATCTATTCAACTGCTGATACTTGAGTAATAATTTTCTGCATGGTTATATTATATGATTATGTGTATGCCTCCTGTCTGCTTCTATAAGTTAATCTATTCAACAGCTGTAAACCTTTTTATGTTATACTACAGATATGGACAACAGATGCACACCGATTAGTGATCTAACAGAAAAATCTCACGATTGGATGATCAAGATCATTGTGATGGAAAAATCAAATATATTCCCTGCAAAAGACCAAGGCTCTTTGTTCCAGCGTTTCATGTTTGCaaatgaaaaagtaaaacaCTTATACTTTCCTCTCTCTTATAAACTGCTTGTATCTTTTACCATAGACTTGCTCATGCCTTTTGCCATCTGACTGGTATACACCATTTCTCATCCCTATTATCTTTCCTTCTTCTAATTAGCTACTTCATATATGTAACTCACTACTCTTTTTTCCAGAATGAAACAATTCAAGCAATTGCATTCAATAGAGATGTAAGCCATGCAGACAACAAGCTTCAACTATATCATGCATATTATATTGGCAATGCCAGTATATCCCCTATAACAGATGCAAGAAATCAAGCTGGATCCCTGCCATATCAACTCACAGTAACAAAGGCCACCTTCATTAAAGCAGCAACCAACGCAAAAGAAATACAATTTGAAGATCATTTCCCCATTACTTCATTTTGGCAGCTTGACAAATACAAAAATAGTGATGTTGATAGATTTAGTACTGCTTCCCTTCCTCAACTTACAATTACAGATAAATAGACTATATATTTTCACATTAACTATGTTGCAGAAATTATATTTCACTTACTCAATATTTCACTGCAGATATCCTCTGTGCTATTATACAAGGATTCCCAGAAACAATCATACCAACTGCTAGAGGACCTCGAACAATTCGGAGATTTGTTGCTGTAAACCCAGAGTATGATTTCCACttaatgtttttttttgaattttatacTCATCTAAACAGATATCATATATTAAAAATGCATATATTCCTGTATATATATTTACCTTCATTAAGATTATCATATATATTATTGGTACAGATGCAGACCAATGATTTTCACCATGTGGGAGCCATTCGTCTATATTGAAGGAATTCAACTGATGAATATGATTCACACAAATCCAGTCATACTGATTATCAGGCCAAAGATCACAGCATTTCATGGTAAATCCTCTATGGCACAAACAAACATATATTTTTCTTATCAGATACTCATCTATATACATTGACTcaatacattattattttttacttttcacATACTCATTTACCTGGATTATTGAAGCAATTGATATCACTACAAGACCGAATACTACCATAGTTCTTGATCCCCCACTTCAACAAGCAGCCACAATGAAAATCTGGTATGAATAATTACATCACCCTCTAGAACTAGGATTGATCTACTCATAAGAAATATCTATATGAGTCACTATtctaactcttagcctatattATAGGATCGATGAGAACAGATCATACATTCACAAAGTCATCAATGAGAAATTATATGAAAAGGACAAGCAGCAGCCAGTTCCACCACTTCAAACCCAAATACGGCCAATCTCACAGATCATTTCTTCCACACCACAGGTACATCTCAttccttactcaagttgcactTTAATGCCTGATCCACATTGTTCCTATAACTTCACAATATCCCTCATCCATCATTATATTTATTTCTCTCATACTCATTACACCTCCAGTATATCAAGATTTCATATAACACATATTTATATTCCCTTTTTACATTCTCAAATATTTCCCTTGTCCTTTGGAAACTTATGCATTATCATTTTAAACTCCTACGACAACAGATGAAACATTTCTGGATCAAAGGAATGCCATTAATAGTAAATCTCAACCAACGCTTTTTCTCTCCTACTTGTCCTACTTGCAACAAGTCTACTGGCGCTTTGATGGATGTTGAATTTGATTGTAACTTTTGTGATTCCAAAAACAAAATTCCAAGACCAAAGTAAGTGTTCGATTTGATATAGCTGTACAGTAATTACAATTCTTTTGCCAAGTAAAAATTTTAAAGTCTCTTTTCCTAATACTTCAATAGAGCCAAAGTCCAGCTCAATATCACCGATGACACCGGATTCCTATCAATCACAGCAGAGGACAGGCATGCAGAAACATTACTTGGATTCACTGGTTCAGAAATCTATGAAAGATACCTCAAGGTACTGAATTGAACTTACCTTCATAAAAAGGTAATATATAATACATGCATATTCATAGCTTTTTAACATTTactataataaatatatattacaGCAAGATCCAATTCCCATCCAGCGCATCAATGAAGAATTA containing:
- the LOC113723809 gene encoding uncharacterized protein isoform X1, with translation MFLFMMICRLNTQSAVFCLDLPVFSLSDKTDIPSTSAVSAIDSFCSPINDDSVSQSLFHPASSHVHVHQFPLPSHSASSSTIKERFDIATSSRVRAGNHRRPRNIPLIQQIQSEPSILPSVPDCIHCHAKRFYMEPPRFCCASGEIRLAPTKMADKLVQLYKANTPESKEFRQCIRSYNNMFAFTSLGVHYNKELSKRNHGIYTFRVQGQIYHFINSLVPSEDEKASNLQLYFYDTEHELANRMAISSKFRESIVEQLRSILHENPYSAFIRSLAELQDLDRYRIFLKSDPGFDQRVYNAPTVSQVAAIWSESDLNDTQTSKNIEISTKTGSKKIVKQYYGCYDALQYPLIYARGETGWHPGILRKTKADILDRPNQTCSEENLLPLHQSTNIDQIIDAEEKAVKQKKKRRPTVSCREYYAYKFQIRNGDQSNLLHISRLLQQYSVDTYVKLETSRLEFYRSRQNKLRTEAYQGLLATTANGETNGANVGKRIILPASFIGGPRDMHRRYMDAMELVQRYGKPDIFLTITCNPSWPEIKQHLGENDETQNRPDLIARVFRAKIEQLKEDLLKKHIFGQVAAYTYVIEFQKRGLPHAHFLIILKDKWKMHSPEEYDRIVSAELPDRIRSPYIFSLVVKHMLHGPCGSLNPKSPCMRQNKKCKNNYPKDFCDFTKHGKSSYPLYRRRDDGNSVMIRDHQLDNRWIIHYNAYLLAKYDCHINVEVCSAIEAVKYIYKYIYKGHD
- the LOC113723809 gene encoding uncharacterized protein isoform X2 — encoded protein: MEPPRFCCASGEIRLAPTKMADKLVQLYKANTPESKEFRQCIRSYNNMFAFTSLGVHYNKELSKRNHGIYTFRVQGQIYHFINSLVPSEDEKASNLQLYFYDTEHELANRMAISSKFRESIVEQLRSILHENPYSAFIRSLAELQDLDRYRIFLKSDPGFDQRVYNAPTVSQVAAIWSESDLNDTQTSKNIEISTKTGSKKIVKQYYGCYDALQYPLIYARGETGWHPGILRKTKADILDRPNQTCSEENLLPLHQSTNIDQIIDAEEKAVKQKKKRRPTVSCREYYAYKFQIRNGDQSNLLHISRLLQQYSVDTYVKLETSRLEFYRSRQNKLRTEAYQGLLATTANGETNGANVGKRIILPASFIGGPRDMHRRYMDAMELVQRYGKPDIFLTITCNPSWPEIKQHLGENDETQNRPDLIARVFRAKIEQLKEDLLKKHIFGQVAAYTYVIEFQKRGLPHAHFLIILKDKWKMHSPEEYDRIVSAELPDRIRSPYIFSLVVKHMLHGPCGSLNPKSPCMRQNKKCKNNYPKDFCDFTKHGKSSYPLYRRRDDGNSVMIRDHQLDNRWIIHYNAYLLAKYDCHINVEVCSAIEAVKYIYKYIYKGHD
- the LOC113723808 gene encoding uncharacterized protein, whose protein sequence is MGKNIADFGFSQLTSTMPFAAITKEIEAEYAIPISEEDLAASSMLNHAQRSAFNKIMQKINANVPAAFFIDGPGGTGKSFLYKALLATVRSRGDIALATATSGAAASILPGGRTAHSRFKIPLQQEINSTCNISKQSAISKLVQLARLIIWNEAAMAKKYAIESFDRLLKDLLNSDSIFGGKVIVFGGDFRQTLPVVRKRQREDYISASLVNSYLWPHLEKIRLTENMRARLDPSFSDFLLKIGDGTEPTILDNKIKLPSSMLIPFIDDTTSLNLLINTVYPSLFDFLTSSSAVANRAILSTTNETVQEVNQILIQRFPGQETRYLSFDQTLDPTKQADHGDFLNSIQPPGLPPHELILKPMCPVILLRNLNPAQGLCNGTRLICLNFDKNIIHAEISVGIHIGKHVFIPRIPLHSSNDESYPIPFKRTQFPISLCFAMTINKSQGQTLDFVGIYLKEPVFSHGQLYVALSRARTSANVKILLRSVTVHSTETSYTRNIVYHEILAAAADT
- the LOC113723809 gene encoding replication protein A 70 kDa DNA-binding subunit B-like isoform X3, which produces MDNRCTPISDLTEKSHDWMIKIIVMEKSNIFPAKDQGSLFQRFMFANEKNETIQAIAFNRDVSHADNKLQLYHAYYIGNASISPITDARNQAGSLPYQLTVTKATFIKAATNAKEIQFEDHFPITSFWQLDKYKNSDVDRFNILCAIIQGFPETIIPTARGPRTIRRFVAVNPECRPMIFTMWEPFVYIEGIQLMNMIHTNPVILIIRPKITAFHAIDITTRPNTTIVLDPPLQQAATMKIWIDENRSYIHKVINEKLYEKDKQQPVPPLQTQIRPISQIISSTPQMKHFWIKGMPLIVNLNQRFFSPTCPTCNKSTGALMDVEFDCNFCDSKNKIPRPKAKVQLNITDDTGFLSITAEDRHAETLLGFTGSEIYERYLKQDPIPIQRINEELQRQTLLCEVRSYWPPQRQYTPLYFLTAFIPEESAGETLSDQLAQTTPPTLLTGPTSALSNTAEETVSDTNVTEIPASSTSLLAEMSSSVKHNLEPDFSQVTKHQKLD